In Carboxydothermus pertinax, the following are encoded in one genomic region:
- a CDS encoding UvrB/UvrC motif-containing protein, with translation MLCERCGKNPATMHITRVINGQKTEMNICTQCAQELGHTLSFNFSPQLTFQNLLKGLMGQDVLSEFGIPGNVGERKKCPVCGLTEEQFINSGFLGCSQCYETFKDRVEQALRKIHGSAEHRGKFPAKTGGKIKVLREIENLKKALNEAVSREEFEKAAELRDKIRELEASLKD, from the coding sequence ATGTTATGTGAGCGTTGCGGGAAAAACCCCGCTACCATGCATATTACCCGGGTAATAAACGGACAGAAAACGGAAATGAATATTTGCACTCAATGTGCGCAAGAATTAGGACATACATTAAGTTTTAACTTTTCACCTCAATTAACTTTTCAAAATTTATTAAAAGGCCTAATGGGGCAAGATGTGTTAAGTGAATTTGGGATTCCTGGAAATGTTGGCGAAAGGAAAAAATGTCCTGTATGTGGACTTACCGAAGAGCAATTTATTAATTCAGGCTTTTTAGGTTGTAGTCAATGCTATGAGACTTTTAAAGACCGGGTAGAACAAGCTTTAAGGAAAATCCATGGTAGTGCTGAGCATCGGGGAAAATTTCCTGCTAAAACCGGTGGTAAGATTAAGGTTTTGCGAGAAATTGAAAATTTAAAGAAAGCCTTAAACGAAGCAGTAAGTAGAGAAGAATTTGAAAAAGCAGCGGAACTTAGAGATAAAATTAGAGAGTTAGAAGCATCGTTAAAAGATTAG